The proteins below are encoded in one region of bacterium:
- the speE gene encoding polyamine aminopropyltransferase: MPFWFTGTFSPNAGLTLKIKAALYSGRSHYQQIDVFDSYDYGRILVLDDCIMFTERDEFIYHESIAHIPLFSHPDPRDVLVIGGGDGGTVREIAKHDCVARIDLVEIDGEVIQVSRRFFPTTSCGLENEKVNIIITDGIKFVKEKKTEYDCILIDSTDPVGIAEGLVSVDFYKDCAEALKEKGLMVAQIGSPFYLPEQIKNIFGRVKEIFPISRFFSVPVPGYSNFDWGFVCGAKSFDPVKDFQTQRYQQTRLTAKYYNADIHRRAFLQPNFIRQLFLSDVNDRGF; the protein is encoded by the coding sequence ATGCCATTTTGGTTCACCGGAACTTTTTCCCCTAATGCCGGCTTGACCTTAAAAATTAAAGCCGCGCTTTACAGTGGCCGCAGCCATTACCAGCAAATAGATGTCTTTGACTCTTATGATTATGGCCGAATACTTGTCCTGGATGATTGCATAATGTTTACGGAAAGGGATGAGTTTATTTACCACGAGTCGATCGCTCATATCCCACTCTTTTCTCATCCTGACCCACGTGATGTTTTAGTCATTGGGGGAGGAGACGGGGGGACAGTGAGGGAGATAGCCAAACATGATTGTGTGGCCAGGATAGACCTGGTTGAAATCGATGGAGAGGTTATCCAGGTCTCGAGGCGTTTTTTCCCTACCACAAGCTGCGGTTTGGAAAATGAAAAGGTCAATATTATTATTACTGACGGCATAAAATTTGTCAAAGAAAAAAAGACTGAATACGACTGCATCCTGATTGATTCCACTGATCCGGTAGGAATAGCTGAAGGGCTGGTGTCGGTTGATTTTTATAAGGATTGTGCCGAGGCTCTGAAAGAAAAGGGCCTCATGGTCGCCCAGATTGGCAGTCCTTTTTATCTCCCGGAGCAAATAAAGAATATCTTTGGCCGGGTTAAAGAGATATTCCCTATCTCCAGGTTCTTTAGTGTGCCGGTTCCAGGCTATTCCAATTTTGACTGGGGCTTTGTCTGCGGAGCCAAGAGTTTCGATCCGGTAAAGGATTTCCAGACTCAAAGATACCAGCAAACTCGCCTGACCGCTAAATATTATAACGCTGATATTCACCGCCGGGCCTTTTTGCAGCCAAATTTTATCCGACAGTTATTTTTATCTGACGTAAATGATCGCGGATTTTAA
- a CDS encoding nucleotidyltransferase domain-containing protein: MQKRSSSAVRIFYPRFKREEVIERIRAGLKALGENLPLESGILFGSYAKDNYTVGSDIDLLIIYKGKRREEIYSLSKRLLGILGLEPHVYCSEEYEEMKQTIDRMAKDGIVLFP; the protein is encoded by the coding sequence ATGCAGAAAAGATCATCCAGTGCTGTAAGGATATTCTATCCAAGATTTAAAAGAGAAGAGGTCATCGAAAGAATCCGCGCCGGCCTGAAGGCCTTAGGGGAAAATCTACCTCTTGAGTCCGGAATCCTCTTTGGTTCTTATGCGAAGGATAATTACACCGTAGGGAGTGATATAGACCTTCTCATCATCTATAAAGGAAAGAGAAGGGAAGAGATCTATTCCCTTTCTAAGAGGCTACTTGGTATTTTAGGGCTTGAGCCACATGTTTATTGTAGTGAAGAATACGAAGAGATGAAACAGACCATTGATAGAATGGCCAAAGATGGTATTGTGCTCTTCCCTTAA
- a CDS encoding HEPN domain-containing protein, translating into MERSKDWIEEAEGDLEHARSDMERSFYNWACFSAQQAAEKACKAVFQKMGAEAWGHSVSDLLTELSRHHSLSEDLIDAALELDKAYIPTRYPNAHPSGAPRYRYTKGEARRSIEYAEKIIQCCKDILSKI; encoded by the coding sequence ATGGAGAGAAGTAAAGATTGGATAGAAGAGGCAGAGGGTGATTTAGAACATGCCCGAAGTGATATGGAGCGGAGCTTTTATAATTGGGCCTGCTTTTCTGCCCAACAGGCAGCAGAAAAGGCTTGTAAGGCAGTCTTTCAAAAGATGGGGGCAGAGGCCTGGGGGCATTCTGTTTCGGATTTACTTACTGAATTGTCCAGACATCATAGTCTTTCTGAGGATTTGATTGATGCCGCTCTCGAACTGGATAAGGCATACATTCCCACAAGATACCCCAATGCTCATCCCTCAGGTGCGCCAAGATATCGATATACCAAAGGGGAAGCAAGGAGGTCTATCGAATATGCAGAAAAGATCATCCAGTGCTGTAAGGATATTCTATCCAAGATTTAA
- a CDS encoding multiheme c-type cytochrome translates to QEAQAEELAKRFPAIDVVISGNEAEEPIETPIKAGKTLILTTGQEGKYLGRIDLSLDRSGEIKEAQLQVTALSEKIPDSPRIASLLETYHEIVKNEGLLEKEKREEPSRGGVYRGSKSCQICHKEAFKIWEGNPHAHAYETLVKKNRQFNPECVRCHTVGFGFVTGFINQEKTPHLAGVGCESCHGVGSNHIQNPQPGYGQMEEADCRTCHTQEQSPEFDFERYLKEIEH, encoded by the coding sequence GCCAAGAGGCCCAGGCAGAAGAGTTAGCTAAGCGCTTTCCGGCCATAGATGTCGTTATCTCCGGCAATGAGGCAGAAGAACCAATAGAAACCCCGATTAAGGCAGGTAAAACCCTTATCCTGACTACCGGCCAGGAAGGTAAATATTTGGGGAGGATCGATCTCAGCCTCGACCGATCCGGTGAGATTAAGGAGGCTCAACTTCAGGTAACGGCGCTTTCCGAAAAGATCCCTGATTCACCTCGGATCGCTTCCCTACTGGAGACCTACCATGAAATTGTCAAGAACGAAGGGCTATTGGAAAAGGAAAAAAGAGAAGAACCTTCACGGGGAGGGGTGTACCGGGGAAGCAAGTCCTGTCAGATTTGCCATAAAGAGGCCTTTAAGATATGGGAGGGGAACCCGCATGCCCACGCTTATGAAACACTGGTCAAAAAGAACCGGCAATTCAATCCTGAATGTGTTCGTTGTCATACGGTGGGTTTTGGTTTTGTCACCGGTTTCATAAATCAGGAGAAAACACCTCACTTAGCCGGCGTTGGTTGTGAAAGTTGTCATGGGGTAGGAAGCAATCATATCCAGAACCCTCAACCTGGCTACGGTCAAATGGAAGAAGCTGATTGCCGCACATGTCATACCCAAGAACAAAGCCCTGAGTTTGATTTTGAGCGTTACCTTAAAGAGATAGAGCATTAA